One Micromonospora craniellae genomic region harbors:
- a CDS encoding recombinase family protein, which produces MNSDGESKGLVEHERLLRDRAGQLGWTVGEVIVENDMVNGKPKPASAFKRRKIRLPDGSTVLRVIRPGFTRLLDRVRQRRSQAVLAVDLDRTVRDPRDLEDMIDVVQETGANAQSLSGSLRFTDGGTDSEITLARVMVTMANKASRDTGRRVRGERLRQAMHGQWGGGRRPFGFCGGPPPVGAGDPGRYVCPWHGGRDCQSGVTRVEVEAAVIEDCSQRLLQGASLRSLAAELRAGSVSTVSGAAWSAEGLRDILLRPRNAGFMVYGGNILEGVVAPWKPIVDPAVFFAVRDLLTDPSRRVGPGAAPRWVGSGIYRCGVCTPPGVETGRAVTVHVTVAGRAPRYTCKARNHLARNQAHVDAAVFAHVVYAVTHPRAFELLAEPAPQVDVEGLRAQRAAIQQRVKRILADELRGLETREYARDARREAAAMVAEIDAQLHANVGSDPLSPLVNAPDPVTAWRDAPLADKRVVIDRLMTVTILPSGRKGRGFDPTTVRIEPKHGLGAPTLG; this is translated from the coding sequence AGCAAGGGGCTCGTGGAACACGAGCGGTTGTTGCGGGACCGTGCGGGTCAGCTCGGGTGGACGGTCGGTGAGGTCATTGTCGAGAACGACATGGTCAACGGCAAGCCTAAACCGGCGTCGGCGTTCAAGCGGCGCAAGATTCGGCTGCCGGACGGGTCGACGGTGTTGCGGGTGATCCGGCCGGGGTTCACCCGGTTGTTGGACCGGGTGCGGCAGCGCCGGTCGCAGGCGGTGTTGGCGGTGGACCTGGACCGGACGGTGCGTGACCCTCGGGATTTGGAGGACATGATCGATGTCGTTCAGGAGACGGGTGCGAACGCGCAGTCGTTGTCGGGGTCGTTGCGGTTCACCGATGGGGGTACGGACTCGGAGATCACCTTGGCGCGGGTGATGGTGACGATGGCGAACAAGGCCAGCCGGGACACGGGGCGTCGGGTCCGTGGGGAGCGGTTGCGGCAGGCGATGCACGGTCAGTGGGGTGGGGGTCGGCGTCCGTTCGGGTTCTGTGGTGGTCCGCCGCCGGTCGGTGCCGGTGACCCCGGCCGGTACGTGTGCCCGTGGCACGGGGGCCGGGACTGCCAGAGCGGTGTCACGCGTGTCGAGGTGGAGGCGGCGGTGATCGAGGACTGCTCGCAGCGGCTGCTGCAGGGGGCGTCCCTGCGGTCCCTCGCTGCGGAGTTGCGGGCGGGGTCGGTGTCGACGGTGAGTGGTGCGGCGTGGTCGGCCGAGGGGTTGCGGGACATTCTGCTGCGTCCGCGTAACGCCGGGTTCATGGTGTACGGCGGGAACATCCTGGAGGGGGTGGTCGCGCCGTGGAAGCCGATCGTCGATCCGGCGGTGTTCTTCGCCGTGCGGGATCTGTTGACCGATCCGTCCCGGCGGGTAGGGCCGGGAGCGGCCCCCCGGTGGGTGGGGTCGGGGATCTACCGGTGCGGGGTGTGCACCCCGCCGGGTGTGGAGACGGGCCGTGCGGTGACGGTTCATGTCACCGTCGCGGGGCGTGCGCCTCGGTACACATGCAAGGCGCGCAACCATCTGGCCCGTAATCAGGCGCATGTGGACGCGGCGGTGTTCGCGCACGTGGTGTACGCGGTGACGCACCCGCGTGCGTTCGAGTTGCTGGCCGAGCCGGCCCCGCAGGTCGACGTGGAGGGGCTGCGGGCGCAGCGGGCCGCGATCCAGCAGCGTGTGAAGCGGATTCTGGCGGATGAGTTGCGGGGGTTGGAGACCCGCGAGTACGCGCGGGACGCCCGGCGTGAGGCCGCCGCGATGGTCGCCGAGATCGACGCCCAGCTGCACGCGAACGTGGGTAGTGATCCGTTGTCGCCGTTGGTGAACGCCCCGGACCCGGTGACGGCGTGGCGCGACGCACCCCTCGCTGACAAGCGGGTAGTGATCGACCGGCTGATGACGGTCACGATTCTGCCGTCCGGGCGGAAGGGACGCGGGTTCGACCCGACCACGGTGCGCATCGAACCCAAACACGGACTCGGCGCTCCCACCCTCGGCTAG
- a CDS encoding HupE/UreJ family protein — protein sequence MAVARWAVVVTAAAAVATFTMPGAASAHGVGGSSETVGGFVWLGTKHMLAGWDHLLFVGGVLLLAGGVRRAAKLISLFALGHSVTLFTATVADWHVNPVMVDVVVGLSLVFVGVVGLRGRPKNWTWFAVAVLTFGLIHGLGLSTRLQEVGLPDSGVIPRVLAFNVGVEIGQLVAVVGMFIIGDVLRHYVPKLRDTRLSHGVLIAAGLVAASVLVITSPGEVLRPLRPEAAVGVCAVRERTETFPFGTSHPAKQFYEPYEEVPATSFGHVITDGYIIVTYRPDLPADQLDQVRAYVADPAVGRVVGGHAADQGEAIKAVHAYQTLVCDTVDTDAMRQFSSGWFADPRSKPAE from the coding sequence ATGGCTGTGGCGCGGTGGGCCGTGGTGGTGACCGCTGCGGCAGCGGTGGCAACGTTCACTATGCCGGGGGCGGCGTCCGCACATGGTGTGGGCGGGTCCAGCGAGACGGTCGGTGGATTTGTGTGGTTGGGCACCAAACACATGCTCGCCGGCTGGGATCACCTACTGTTTGTCGGCGGGGTCCTGCTGCTGGCCGGTGGGGTTCGCCGCGCGGCGAAGTTGATCTCGTTGTTCGCACTCGGGCACAGCGTCACCCTGTTCACCGCCACGGTGGCTGACTGGCACGTCAACCCGGTCATGGTCGATGTCGTGGTCGGGCTGAGTCTGGTCTTCGTGGGCGTGGTCGGGTTGCGAGGCCGGCCAAAGAACTGGACGTGGTTCGCCGTGGCGGTACTGACGTTCGGACTGATCCACGGTCTGGGCCTGTCGACCCGTTTGCAGGAGGTCGGCCTGCCCGACAGCGGAGTCATCCCCCGGGTGCTGGCGTTCAACGTCGGGGTGGAGATCGGGCAACTCGTCGCCGTCGTCGGAATGTTCATCATCGGCGACGTGCTTCGGCACTACGTGCCGAAGCTACGCGACACGCGGCTGTCGCACGGAGTCCTCATCGCGGCCGGGCTTGTAGCCGCTTCCGTGCTGGTCATCACCTCACCCGGCGAGGTGCTGCGCCCATTGCGGCCCGAAGCTGCGGTCGGTGTCTGCGCCGTCCGGGAACGAACCGAGACATTCCCGTTCGGCACCAGCCACCCGGCGAAGCAGTTCTACGAACCGTACGAGGAAGTGCCAGCGACCTCATTCGGCCATGTCATCACCGATGGCTACATTATCGTCACCTACCGGCCAGACCTTCCCGCTGACCAACTCGACCAGGTACGTGCCTACGTGGCGGACCCCGCCGTCGGTCGGGTCGTCGGCGGCCACGCCGCAGACCAAGGCGAGGCGATCAAGGCCGTGCACGCCTACCAGACCCTGGTCTGCGACACCGTGGACACCGACGCGATGCGCCAGTTCAGCAGCGGCTGGTTCGCCGACCCCCGGTCCAAGCCCGCAGAATAG